The Arachis ipaensis cultivar K30076 chromosome B07, Araip1.1, whole genome shotgun sequence genome includes a window with the following:
- the LOC107608117 gene encoding protein NUCLEAR FUSION DEFECTIVE 4-like, producing MASSTSFQWLSLVGIIWLQAINGTNTNFPAYSSQLKQLLSISQVQLNNLAFASDAGKLFGFFSGMAAIYLPLWLVLMIGTTLGLVGYGVQYLFITNQVSSLSYWHVFLLTVIAGNSICWINTVCYVVTIRNFSSDQQVAVGITTSYQGLSAKIYNTIVDAISMHNKNKATTFLLLNSTIPLIVGLVASSILGEIDATTRNRKMGVGFVVMFFITIATGVYSVITSLEFVSSKISQKGNLFGIIVSLLIPLLVPFSMKINELVGSWQTNRENSLRVCVEESNNNNEVKESEDTTEDVHDNEEVIISRSREEIGVMLMIRRIDFWLYFFVYFFGATLGLVFLNNLGQIAESRGCSATSSLVSLSSSFGFFGRLMPSLMDYFYRGKYVISRPGSMVAMMAPIAGAFFLLLNKTHLALYISTAIIGVCTGAITSTSVSTTSELFGTNNFSVNHNVVVANIPMGSFLFGYSAALVYHNEGNRQQRYYSGKCIGMECYRDTFIVWGCLCWFGTLLALILHVRTRKFYSSQK from the exons ATGGCTTCTTCAACTTCCTTTCAATGGTTGAGTCTTGTGGGAATCATTTGGCTCCAAGCCATAAATGGAACAAATACAAATTTCCCAGCTTACTCCTCACAACTAAAGCAACTCCTCTCAATATCCCAAGTTCAACTCAACAACCTTGCTTTCGCCTCGGATGCCGGAAAGCTCTTCGGCTTTTTCTCCGGCATGGCGGCGATTTACCTACCCCTTTGGCTTGTCCTAATGATTGGAACAACACTTGGTTTGGTTGGCTATGGTGTCCAATATCTCTTCATAACAAACCAAGTCTCTTCTTTGTCCTATTGGCATGTGTTCTTGCTAACAGTTATAGCCGGAAACAGCATTTGCTGGATCAACACTGTTTGCTATGTTGTCACAATTAGGAACTTCTCTTCTGATCAACAAGTTGCTGTTGGAATCACAACAAGTTACCAAGGATTAAGTGCTAAGATTTATAACACCATTGTTGATGCTATTTCCATGCACAACAAAAATAAAGCTACAACCTTTCTCcttctaaactctactataccaTTGATTGTTGGATTAGTAGCTTCTTCTATACTTGGAGAAATTGATGCCACCACAAGGAATAGAAAAATGGGTGTTGGCTTTGTTGTTATGTTTTTCATTACAATTGCAACTGGGGTTTATTCTGTGATCACAAGCTTGGAATTTGTATCTAGCAAAATATCTCAAAAGGGTAACCTTTTTGGTATTATAGTGTCCCTTTTGATCCCTCTATTAGTCCCATTTTCAATGAAGATCAATGAACTCGTTGGATCATGGCAAACAAATAGAGAGAATTCATTAAGGGTATGTGTGGAAGAGAGCAATAATAATAATGAGGTGAAAGAGAGTGAAGATACCACAGAAGATGTTCATGATAATGAAGAAGTAATTATTAGTAGAAGTAGAGAAGAGATTGGAGTGATGTTGATGATTAGAAGAATAGATTTTTGGCTATATTTCTTTGTGTATTTCTTTGGTGCAACACTTGGTTTGGTGTTTCTTAATAATTTGGGACAAATTGCTGAGTCAAGGGGTTGCTCTGCCACTTCTTCTTTGGTGTCTTTGTCTTCATCTTTTGGATTCTTTGGAAGGCTCATGCCATCTCTTATGGACTACTTTTACAG GGGCAAGTATGTAATATCAAGACCAGGATCAATGGTAGCAATGATGGCACCAATAGCAGGTGCATTCTTCTTGCTCCTAAACAAAACACACCTAGCCCTATACATAAGCACTGCCATAATTGGAGTGTGCACTGGAGCAATCACTTCAACTTCGGTCTCAACCACAAGTGAGTTATTTGGGACAAACAATTTCTCAGTGAACCATAACGTTGTGGTGGCAAATATTCCAATGGGCTCATTTCTCTTTGGTTACTCTGCTGCACTTGTTTACCATAATGAAGGAAATCGCCAACAACGTTATTATTCTGGGAAGTGTATTGGAATGGAATGTTATAGAGACACTTTTATCGTATGGGGTTGTCTTTGTTGGTTTGGGACTTTGTTGGCTTTGATTTTACATGTTAGAACTCGCAAGTTTTACTCATCACAAAAATGA